In the genome of Neofelis nebulosa isolate mNeoNeb1 chromosome 6, mNeoNeb1.pri, whole genome shotgun sequence, one region contains:
- the LOC131515301 gene encoding histone H3.1-like — protein sequence MARTKQTARKSTGGKAPRKQLATKAARKSAPATGGVKKPHRYRPGTVALREIRRYQKSTELLIRKLPFQRLVREIAQDFKTDLRFQSSAVMALQEACEAYLVGLFEDTNLCAIHAAMSGRGKGGKGLGKGGAKRHRKVLRDNIQGITKPAIRRLARRGGVKRISGLIYEETRGVLKVFLENVIRDAVTYTEHAKRKTVTAMDVVYALKRQGRTLYGFGG from the exons ATGGCTCGCACGAAGCAGACGGCGCGCAAATCGACGGGCGGCAAGGCCCCGCGCAAGCAGCTGGCCACCAAGGCGGCCCGCAAGAGCGCGCCGGCCACCGGCGGCGTCAAGAAGCCGCACCGCTACCGGCCCGGCACGGTGGCCCTGCGCGAGATCCGCCGCTACCAGAAGTCCACCGAGCTGCTGATCCGCAAGCTGCCGTTCCAGCGGCTGGTGCGCGAGATCGCGCAGGACTTCAAGACCGACCTGCGCTTCCAGAGCTCGGCCGTGATGGCGCTGCAGGAGGCGTGCGAGGCCTACCTGGTGGGGCTCTTCGAGGACACCAACCTGTGCGCCATCCAC GCAGCTATGTCAGGCCGGGGCAAAGGCGGGAAGGGTCTAGGCAAAGGGGGCGCTAAGCGCCACCGCAAGGTGCTGCGCGACAACATCCAGGGCATCACGAAGCCCGCCATCCGGCGGCTGGCCCGGCGCGGCGGCGTCAAGCGCATCTCCGGCCTCATCTACGAGGAGACCCGCGGGGTGCTCAAGGTGTTCCTGGAGAACGTGATCCGGGACGCCGTCACCTACACGGAGCACGCCAAGCGCAAGACGGTCACGGCCATGGACGTGGTGTACGCGCTCAAGCGCCAGGGCCGCACCCTCTACGGCTTCGGGGGTTAA
- the LOC131515255 gene encoding histone H2A type 1-B-like: MFRPSNHEGCSTLWIWRMTEEFSEPTKCCSQVKKWRRRLRAFLLVMSGRGKQGGKARAKAKTRSSRAGLQFPVGRVHRLLRKGNYSERVGAGAPVYLAAVLEYLTAEILELAGNAARDNKKTRIIPRHLQLAIRNDEELNKLLGRVTIAQGGVLPNIQAVLLPKKTESHHKAKGK; this comes from the exons ATGTTTCGGCCCTCTAACCACGAGGGGTGCAGTACGCTATGGATATGGAGGATGACAGAAGAATTTTCCGAACCAACCAAGTGTTGTAGCCAAGTGAAAAAATGGAGAAG GCGTTTGCGTGCTTTTCTGCTAGTGATGTCTGGACGTGGAAAGCAGGGTGGCAAAGCTCGTGCCAAAGCCAAGACCCGTTCGTCGCGGGCCGGGCTGCAGTTCCCGGTGGGCCGCGTGCACCGCCTGCTCCGCAAGGGCAACTACTCGGAGCGGGTCGGGGCCGGCGCGCCGGTGTACCTGGCGGCCGTGCTGGAGTACCTGACGGCCGAGATCCTGGAGCTGGCGGGCAACGCGGCCCGCGACAACAAGAAGACGCGCATCATCCCGCGCCACCTGCAGCTGGCCATCCGCAACGACGAGGAGCTCAACAAGCTGCTGGGCCGCGTCACCATCGCGCAGGGCGGCGTCCTGCCCAACATCCAGGCCGTGCTGCTGCCCAAGAAGACCGAGAGCCACCACAAGGCCAAGGGCAAATAA
- the LOC131515279 gene encoding histone H2A type 1-J codes for MSGRGKQGGKARAKAKTRSSRAGLQFPVGRVHRLLRKGNYAERVGAGAPVYLAAVLEYLTAEILELAGNAARDNKKTRIIPRHLQLAIRNDEELNKLLGRVTIAQGGVLPNIQAVLLPKKTESHHKTKSK; via the coding sequence ATGTCTGGACGCGGAAAACAGGGTGGCAAGGCTCGCGCCAAGGCCAAGACGCGCTCGTCGCGGGCCGGGCTGCAGTTCCCGGTGGGCCGCGTGCACCGCCTGCTCCGCAAGGGCAACTACGCCGAGCGGGTCGGGGCCGGCGCGCCGGTGTACCTGGCGGCCGTGCTGGAGTACCTGACGGCCGAGATCCTGGAGCTGGCGGGCAACGCGGCCCGCGACAACAAGAAGACGCGCATCATCCCGCGCCACCTGCAGCTGGCCATCCGCAACGACGAGGAGCTCAACAAGCTGCTGGGCCGCGTCACCATCGCGCAGGGCGGCGTCCTGCCCAACATCCAGGCCGTGCTGCTGCCCAAGAAGACCGAGAGCCACCACAAGACTAAGAGCAAGTAA
- the LOC131515270 gene encoding histone H2B type 1-B, with protein MPEPSKSAPAPKKGSKKAITKAQKKDGKKRKRSRKESYSIYVYKVLKQVHPDTGISSKAMGIMNSFVNDIFERIAGEASRLAHYNKRSTITSREIQTAVRLLLPGELAKHAVSEGTKAVTKYTSSK; from the coding sequence ATGCCTGAGCCCTCCAAATCTGCTCCTGCCCCGAAGAAGGGCTCCAAGAAAGCCATCACTAAGGCGCAGAAGAAGGATGGCAAGAAGCGCAAGCGCAGCCGCAAGGAGAGCTATTCCATCTACGTGTACAAGGTACTGAAGCAGGTGCACCCCGACACCGGCATCTCGTCCAAGGCCATGGGCATCATGAACTCGTTCGTGAACGACATCTTCGAGCGCATCGCGGGCGAGGCGTCGCGCCTGGCGCATTACAACAAGCGCTCGACCATCACGTCCCGGGAGATCCAGACGGCCGTGCGCCTGCTGCTGCCCGGGGAGCTGGCCAAGCACGCCGTGTCCGAGGGCACCAAGGCCGTCACCAAGTACACCAGCTCCAAGTGA
- the LOC131515273 gene encoding histone H3.1, whose translation MARTKQTARKSTGGKAPRKQLATKAARKSAPATGGVKKPHRYRPGTVALREIRRYQKSTELLIRKLPFQRLVREIAQDFKTDLRFQSSAVMALQEACEAYLVGLFEDTNLCAIHAKRVTIMPKDIQLARRIRGERA comes from the coding sequence ATGGCTCGCACGAAGCAGACGGCGCGCAAGTCGACGGGCGGCAAGGCCCCGCGCAAGCAGCTGGCCACCAAGGCGGCCCGCAAGAGCGCGCCGGCCACCGGCGGCGTCAAGAAGCCGCACCGCTACCGGCCCGGCACGGTGGCCCTGCGCGAGATCCGCCGCTACCAGAAGTCCACCGAGCTGCTGATCCGCAAGCTGCCGTTCCAGCGGCTGGTGCGCGAGATCGCGCAGGACTTCAAGACCGACCTGCGCTTCCAGAGCTCGGCCGTGATGGCGCTGCAGGAGGCGTGCGAGGCCTACCTGGTGGGGCTCTTCGAGGACACCAACCTGTGCGCCATCCACGCCAAGCGCGTCACCATCATGCCCAAGGACATCCAGCTGGCGCGCCGCATCCGCGGGGAGCGGGCGTAA
- the H1-2 gene encoding histone H1.2: MSETAPAAPAAAPPAEKAPVKKKAAKKPAGVRRKASGPPVSELITKAVAASKERSGVSLAALKKALAAAGYDVEKNNSRIKLGLKSLVSKGTLVQTKGTGASGSFKLNKKAASGEAKPKAKKAGAAKPKKAAGAAKKAKKATGAGTPKKSAKKTPKKVKKPAGAAVAKKVAKSPKKAKAAKPKKAAKSAAKAVKPKTAKPKVAKPKKAAPKKK, from the coding sequence ATGTCGGAGACCGCTCCCGCCGCTCCTGCCGCCGCGCCCCCCGCGGAGAAGGCCCCCGTCAAGAAGAAGGCGGCTAAGAAACCCGCAGGGGTGCGCCGCAAGGCTTCTGGGCCACCGGTGTCCGAGCTCATCACCAAGGCCGTGGCCGCCTCCAAGGAGCGCAGCGGCGTGTCGTTGGCCGCGCTCAAGAAGGCGCTGGCGGCCGCCGGCTACGACGTGGAGAAGAACAACAGCCGCATCAAGCTGGGTCTCAAGAGCCTGGTGAGCAAGGGCACCCTGGTGCAGACCAAGGGCACCGGCGCCTCGGGCTCGTTCAAGCTCAACAAGAAGGCGGCGTCCGGGGAGGCCAAGCCCAAAGCCAAGAAGGCGGGCGCGGCCAAGCCCAAGAAGGCTGCCGGGGCGGCCAAGAAAGCCAAGAAGGCCACCGGGGCCGGCACTCCCAAGAAGAGCGCCAAGAAGACCCCGAAGAAGGTGAAGAAGCCGGCGGGGGCTGCTGTCGCCAAGAAAGTGGCCAAGAGTCCGAAGAAAGCGAAGGCTGCCAAGCCGAAGAAGGCCGCCAAGAGCGCAGCTAAGGCCGTGAAGCCCAAGACCGCCAAACCCAAGGTTGCCAAGCCCAAGAAGGCTGCACCCAAAAAGAAGTAG